A stretch of the Lactuca sativa cultivar Salinas chromosome 9, Lsat_Salinas_v11, whole genome shotgun sequence genome encodes the following:
- the LOC111917129 gene encoding uncharacterized protein LOC111917129: protein MATKISFFLSSLAILAALQLSSAVDYSVTNRAAATPGGVKFNNVIGAAYTTQTLRSATSFIWTTFQQNTAADRKNVARVNVFIDDMDGVAYTSGNEIHVSARYIQGYSGDVKKEITGVLYHEMTHVWQWNGNGQAPGGLIEGIADYVRLKAGYAPSHWVRPGQGNKWDQGYDVTARFLDYCNGRRSGFVAELNKKMRNGYNDGYFVDLLGKTVAQLWAEYKA, encoded by the coding sequence ATGGCCACCAAGATCTCATTCTTCCTCTCATCCCTTGCAATCTTAGCAGCTCTGCAACTGTCGTCAGCAGTCGACTACTCCGTCACAAACCGGGCAGCAGCCACCCCCGGCGGTGTTAAGTTCAATAACGTCATTGGGGCGGCATACACCACTCAAACACTCCGTTCTGCCACAAGCTTCATATGGACCACATTCCAACAAAATACTGCTGCTGACAGAAAGAACGTAGCACGAGTAaacgtgttcattgatgacatggATGGTGTTGCCTACACTTCTGGCAATGAGATCCATGTGAGCGCCAGGTACATTCAGGGTTATTCCGGTGATGTCAAGAAAGAGATTACCGGAGTACTCTACCACGAGATGACTCATGTATGGCAATGGAATGGAAACGGTCAAGCTCCGGGAGGATTGATAGAGGGAATTGCGGATTACGTGAGGCTGAAGGCTGGGTATGCTCCTAGCCATTGGGTTCGGCCAGGGCAAGGTAACAAATGGGACCAAGGGTACGATGTAACAGCTCGGTTTCTAGACTATTGTAATGGTCGTAGAAGTGGGTTCGTGGCTGAACTCAATAAGAAGATGAGGAACGGCTATAATGACGGTTATTTCGTGGACTTGCTAGGGAAGACGGTTGCTCAACTGTGGGCTGAATACAAAGCTTAA